TACTTCTTCCTTGGTTACGATGCCTTCTTTAACAGGGAGATTGCAAGAAAGTGGAAACGCTTTCTAGGTCTATCACTTGTACAGAAACGTAGCGCTtggtttgtttttgttataaaaaaaatcttcaaacTTGGACATAGatatttacttgtttattttattaagattatattttagGAGTCGTTGTCACTTTTGATTCTATGAGAAATTAGAAGAATCTCAGCTCGATACTTTCACAGTTACGCTTTTGTTCTGTTGCAGAGGTACTTTTGACAGACAGGACAGCGTTCGTTCCGATTATATGTCCGACAGAGATGGTAGATATGGAATCGTTCAACAAGCATCCTTGGAGAGTACGGACTCGAGGCTTTGTTACTTGACGTCTTCGGAGGTGAGTTATCCAAGTAGCTGTTGACCTTATCGTGTCGATATATCAAGATTCCTCTGAAGTACCTCATCGATGTCGTTGTATCGAATGTTTGACATGAGTACCGTGTCTCTATAGGGGCGTTAGAGAGGGCGAGAAGAGAATCACGTTTTAAAAAGGACATCGGCCAATCTCGTCAACCGactatctcttttattcttttcccttctttttctttttttgtttataactCAAATGTTTTTTCCTAAATATAACCGTGAAACATAACGTAGTACGGGATAGTTTGTGAAAAAAACGtgaaattatgaaagaagCGAGAGATGTTGGATTTTTTTtggtgatttctttttttcttttcccttctaatTTTAATGTAGGCACGAGCGAAATATTTAAACTCGGATAAGCATTCATACCGCGACGAAAAGAAGACTTAAAACGCACAATTTTACCGACACTATCAcatctactctctctctctctctttctctttagcttcttcttcttcgacttcATATAAACCGGCAAGcgcgagaaaaagagcgacTCGAAGCAACCGTGGCGCGACGTGGAGGCATTAGTTTTAAAGACTCTTTGAAGTGATCTCTCCCTGCTGCTTGTTTTAAACATCCATTTGCGATTTAAAGCCTTGTAACAGTACGACATTTTCTCGGGCGGTTTGCATCAATGAGCCGCGACagcgactacgacgacgaacgTTTACGCTTGAAAAAGCAAgcgtcatttttatttctgggATTCCAAGATATACGAGAATTATTCGATACGTTTTTACTCTTCATAAGGATAAATCATTTCGTAAATTCCTCCGTTTATGATTTTCGATGTACGTACATCATCCGTTCGGACTTTAAACAAATCCGgcgtatttaaattaattacacatGAGCCAATTTATTGCCAGCAAGTTTACGgaaatacgtacatagattTCGTGTCGTGTACATTGATTTATTTAGTAATTATTGGATAAACATTATACGATAATTAGTAGATTAGTGCagttatttattgatattgcATCCAGTTTTTCATTATGAGTGAGTTCGATAATTCAGGATATCGAGGAACTAAAATTTTGCTAATTTATCGCTCACGAGAATTCGTgtgaaacgatattttttctctcgttaagATCATCgttgaaagagaataatagaaattggATAGATCGATAATGCTATTATTCGTACTTACAGCATTGGCCCGAATAGAAAAAGGGATATGTGTGTCAGCATCGCGTAcgtttgttttatcttttactctctttgtctctctctctctctctctctctctctctctctttctgatcCGCATCGCGTGGGAGGGTAAACGCATACACCTGTAGACATCTTTCTTGCGGGAACATCGATGAGAATAGGCGAGTGCACGAGAGCGTGGAAAGAGTGCATTGCACACGCGGTGCAACGcgctttcctcttttctctctctttctcttttttgttgacATATGTTTGATGATGATGCTCGCATACATATATCCGAGAAACATCGATAACCCGCTGACTTTGTTTCTCGTCTGCGACTCGTTTGAATCCGTCGTCAACCGCAACCCCTTTGACTGCAAGCATTGCTCTGTTTCCCGTTGCTTCCTATGTGGTTATATGCATATAACGTGTATCTTTTTGTGTAAAATATCCGTAGGCATCAAATATTTGcagatatatacttatgtacgcgtaggtatatatgtttttGCGTGTTGTTTTAACGCCATTTCACAAGAGACCAAAAGGCGGTCTCTTACAACAGGTGCATGCGCAAACGTATCATCCgttctttcatcattttttcctATAGTTTTTCTCTTGCTCGGTGATAATACCGATAAATGTGATAAAAGTCAGGTCGCGGTTTAAATCTCCGCATATAGTTTAAGCGACGATAAATAGAGGGGAAAAAGTTTCACGCGTTTGAAAAGGTTTCCTTCAATTAACGCGCTGTATCCTTAGAAAGGTCTACGGGCAacgtttctatcgttttcAAAGTAGCGAAATGTCAcgacatatattttctaacgttagctaaaagattatataatttacgaaGCGTATAATCGATTGAGTTAACCCCCTTGATCGAAGCATGAGACGGAACGTCTATTCGAGACCTAATGCGCACACTCCCATACACGCAGATGGACGCGCGTGCTCGTGCAAcgcatagaaaaatattccgCGATCTTTGCGAGAGGTTACGAAAGCAATCGCTACCCTTTCATATTTCGCAATTAATCGACGAAATGCTTATTCTCTTGGCCGATCAATAAAGCAAACCGATGACGAGTGCTTTCGTCCGCGATTCGAACGCGATTCTCCCGCTCTTTCCCGGACCACTCGGTATCCTACAGTGgcatcgattaaaattttgtcGCAAAGCACAAACATCCGTCCGTATccatacacacatagatatgtacgtatatggcGTACTCTAAATGGGGCGATGCGCGCGCTATATCCAATCGAGGAAGGACACGCGATATATTTCGTTGGCATTTCGACGTCCGTATTCGGGATCTACGTCGAATTTTAGGAGAAGGATTCACTACGTTGTCCTTTTGTTATGTTCATACATTTGTGGAAGAATCGTGCCGCATTTTCCAAGTCCCCGCAGTGGAAGCGCATCCGTCGTTCCTAGTCGAGCACTTTCCAAACACGCTTTCTCTCCATCCCCTCCCCTCTTTCGCTCTTCCTAGCAAAGGAATAggaagagggtgagagagagagagatagagagatggtACGATTGCGcgttagagagagaaggagtaaagagaaagagaaagagaaagaaagagagagagagagagagggggagagacagagagagagagagagagagagagagagagagagagaggaatagaagGGGTTGGTTTTTCCTACTCCCACCACAATCCCTACTACCGTGGCTCCTGTTCCGCCTCTTCCTTCCCCTCGACACCTCGTTTACCCTCCAGAAGGAGCGAGGTATTGATTCCCCTCGCGGTAGCAGCTTCTCTACCCTGTTCTCCGGCGGTAGTCCGAAGCTGAGCACGTTCGCGACCGCTGCAGACTCGCTCGAGGAAGCGACTCGCGCGCTCAGCatcctctctatctatccatctccctctctttctctctctctctctctctctctctctttcctcgaagcgcacacacacgtacacgtacacacacacaaacgcacacgaacacacacacacacatacacacgcgcacgAAAACACTGGAACGCAGCCTCGTTCGTCCGAAGCTTCCCTCAGTCAGGATCTCTCCTTCGTCGTTCCCGTAAGAGGAGAGCACTTAAGCGAGCATAGTCGTTTTTACGAGCGAGCCCGAAACATCCGTTCACCGGTGTCGTCAATTGCTAGAAGGTGTCATCCGGTGTTCACCGCCGGGTTCTCCACGGAGGACCGCCAAGTCCACCGGAGGAGCATATCCGGCGGAAATTGCCGTCCTTTTTATCATCAAGATGGAAGAAAGGGGATATCTGCAACGAATTTATCCGCGAATCTTctatcgacgatcgatcttACGATAGATGACGAAATATATACGCATCTATCTCGTTCGTTCCAACTCGTAACAGTTTGCGGTGATCCACGATCTAGATTTCGTCGAAGGGTCGATCCATCGTTCGTTGTGCACTTAATAGGTGAAGGATGTGCAGCTGTTGCTTCGTCTCGTCGCGTAACTTTGTCGATGACTCGCTTTTGCTTTCGATACATTAATTGTTGAAATTCGAAGCTCGTGTGGAATGTTTAAAACTGAACGTACAACGTAGAAACTTTTGCTCCGTGCTCGAGGAGCTTGTTTGCGCGCACGGTGTGTGTTTAACGTACCTGGATATATTCTTCATCTTGCATTACATTCGTCTCCCTTATACTTCTATCCACTTGCCTTAGAAATCGGTGATGTTTTTATCGTCGAGTATGAAACTTTTTCGTCAGAAGAGAACAGACGAAAAGTCCGTGTTAACCGGGGAGATCTGATTTATTCTCAAGGAATCGTCGGTTTTGTGATAGAACTGCTGGTAGAAGAGAACGCGGTGTAAGATCGTTACGATAGTTCGtcgagagaagagggagaggaaggaaggaaaggaaaggaagggaaagtTCGTCGGGCGAAGGGTATACTCGCGTGATCGATCAGCAGAAATTATTTCTCGTGATAACgagaatttattatctaagtatacgtatatgtatattcaaatAGATCAAAagggaggagaaaagagaaaagagaaaaaatacaaaacaaagaaagaaacgtgatATCGCGAAAGACGCAACATACCTATTTTTATACGGAGAAATTCGTTTCTATGTGTGTATTGCACAAAATATTCTGTATACTTACTTTTAAGAGCGTTAAAAGAACGTTTTGCGTCATTGCGAGCAGCCATAAAGGCTGATAAGCAAGTTTGGCTCGTTGACAGAAAAGGCTGCAGCGACTAAGCGATACACCGATGATCTTCGAGgacaaacgaaagagaaagagatcggtTTGATAAAGTTAGTTGAAGTTAGAGTCGACGAGAAAGCCTTTTGGGCGAATCGACGGTGATAAGTACGGTGACGAGGACCGTTTTGTCTTTAAAAGGTTCTCCGTACGAGTACCTTCGaggaaatatagaatatatatctatatattcatacatacacacaaatacacacacgcacgcacacacacgcgcacacgcacacgcacacgcacacacgtaagtacgtacgtagatacatatacgttGCACGATTACATTAAAGGATAGATCAATAGCGTAGcgagtttagaaaaaaagagtgcaAAAAAGATCTGCCTTATTCGATATGATCTTTTAATTCGAGGATGATGAAACCGACCGTAAAATACATCGACGACGATGTATGATCAAATTTTTTGAGACATCGATGCTAACGGAGTGATCAAATCGCAAAGAGATACGAAACGTGTGATATTTAGTTCGATCAATATCGTAACATGTTCCGCGCGTACAGactattcgttttttattttacttctacCATAGTGATCGGCATGTTAAGATCGATCGCGACAAAAATCGAACCCTTGGTAATGACTTTAGTCCAGCAGATCGTCGAATTATACGACAAGGATCGAGAATTTTATGCTTCGTAGACGTTATGTCACGAATCGGTGTGTCTTTTTGCTTGAGGAGATAAAGCAAAGGGTGATTCAAGAAGAGGTAGAGTACAAAAGTCCTTGTTACTTGGTACGAGTAATACTCGCTAACATCGAGCTTAAAAGGAAAGTTAGTCTGCTGCAGCGGGCATATTTTGCGAGCGAAACACCGCCGTTTCCTCTACCGTCCAAAAGACAATAAAATGGAAGAGGAAGGCTTCATTTCGGATGGAAGAACGAGAACCTTAGAGTCCATTCATCAGACGACCCAGGAATTATTCGTGAAAAACCGCACGTTTGAGCGGCCTTCTTAAGATCCATCCAGCCCAAAAaagctctctttcttcgtccaaTCAAAGCATCGACAGAACGACGAATAATGGTAGAGCCGAGATGGGCGATCAAATGTATGAATAGTACCCTGGATCTGTTGAGTTTGAGTAGTAGCTATACGGATCTGAAGACGTTATATAAGCAACAGTCGAAGAAATATTACTGCCTTTGTCGTCGTCACACGATCAgcgtaatatcgataaatgaGTGGAAGAAATTGTATTGGTTCAATTGCAAGAACGTCCGGGAGAAGGTCAATTACGGTCTTGGCGAAGGTTATTATCACAAACTTCTCAGAATAATTAACGGCGCGTTAAATACTTGGGCGCAATATTATATCGACGGTCTGAGTGTTGCCCGTAGGGATATCATGTTCAAGATAAACGGCACCGCGAAGAAAAACATGAAGCTCTTGAAGGAGGGATGCTACTGTCATTACCATCCGCACATTACGGCGGATGCGTGCAACGCCGACTTTCTCAAAAAAGTCGTAAGTTTCTGGGCCACCGTGAGCCCTGGAAGAATACGCGATAAACTACGCGAAAGACTAACTACAACTTACACCATTAAAAAGGTAGAGACGTGAGTCCCCGCGAAAtgatcttttattctttcggatatgtttttatctttcgctctctccctccctctagctcttccttctatcttatttctattctttcgcCCTATTTTCGTTCCCATTTTTCAGCATCTTTCTACGCCCCTCACTCCCAATTCCTCTTGAAAATTGTATCCGATGCGGAACACGACGAGCAATCTTGGAAGCATGTTTGGAAGTACATTCCTATCAGATATCTCGCGCAACATTATCGAAATTAGGAATTCCCTGTTGTACAAGTTTTGCACGCTCGAACGATCAACCATTCGTGTTATCGATGCACAGGGCACATCCCTGGAGCAGTGCCACGATACCCACCTAGATTTTATTTTGCTCTACCAAAGCGTTCTTTCGTATAAACTTCATTCCCCACTCGAGTCTCTCGTTTAAATTTCCTTCTTACAATTTTCTAAatgttaagaaaagaaaagcgatgATTGTCTACCTATTTAAAGAATGTTCTCACACGTTACATCAATACACTTATACACCGAAATTTGTACGATTTGTAAATCCTATCTGCCAAAGGTTTTAGCGTTTCCTCGAATGGACAAgatttcttccttatttttagATGTCGGATGACGATAGAATGTCTCTTACGACTGCAGtcagcgacgacgacgatggtgaAAGCGTCATAAATTCGCCCTATCGAGGAAAACAAACTGGAACTGCTGCGGCTTCGTTCAATTGCACCGGTGCTGTTAGGAAAGCAgggtaaaaaaatattattttgatatcacAGTTTGTTATCCGCATGGAACTGagaacgtatacgtatgttccgtactatttttatacgtaaaaataaattaatatcacttGTCGAATTTCGATATGTTACGATTTAAGAATAATTCCAGTCGAGCCTACGCATGTCGTTCCGAGTCCATGGGAATCTATGTCGCTCGTACGTACAACGATTTCGAAAAAGCACTTAAACTTCGTCGATCCGCAGTTTCCTCAGCGTGAAGAAATGGTTGTTACGTAAGAAGCATCAAATTGAGCTTGCAAGGAAAAGAGGCTGGAAGGGTTACTGGGTCTGTCTGAAAGGGACCACGCTTCTTTTCTACCCTTGCGATTCGCAAGAAAGTAGAGCCATGGAAGCGGCACCTAAGCATTTAATTATCGTCGATGGTGCTATTATGCAGCCAATTCCGGAGCACCCGAAGAGGGACTACATATTTTGCCTGAGCACCGCTTTCGGCGATGCTTATCTTTTTCAGGtgacgagaataaaaaaagaaagaaaaaaggaaaagcgttcgttcgttcgtttgcggCGCATAATTCCTTCTTTCTAAAACGGCTCctcgagaggaaaaaaatgcgTCTTATTTGATTTGCAGGCGCCGTGTCAAGTAGAACTCGAAAACTGGGTGAATAGCATACATTCTGCCTGTGCAGCCGCATTCGCTCGTCATCGTGGTAAGACCGGGACTTTACATCTTCTTCAGGAGGAGATCTTTCGTTTGGAGAAGGCGATAGAATCGGTAGggccaatttcttttttcgtcacGTTCGTCGGTTCGACTCGCGCTTCTCGCGAAATTTAGTTTAATACCCTTTATCTAGGATCACAAGATGAAACACATGGCCGATCTTCAGCAATCCGTCGTGTCCGACGTCGAGACGAAGCAGCAGATCAACAATCAAATAGTACAGTGGGAAGAAAATCTGGAACGCCTTCATTGCGAGCAATTCCGTTTAAGATGTTATATGGCCAGTTTGCAGAGCGGGGAATTACCTAATCCGAAGGTTAGTAACTATAATAGTGAGAAAGTCGATTTTGTTCGTATTTTTCATACGATTTATGGTCGCACGAGGGAAGAAACTTTTGCAGAAGAACATTTCGATTTACTCTGGTTCGGTAAACGCGATGCGCGTAGCCATATCGACCGAACGTAAATAGAACATGTAGGAATTGCAGCTGTGTAATTTCCAATAAAttaacgtcgtcgtcgaagtTAAGAGGCACGCTGAGCGTAAATTCCAGCTCGTCTTAAAAACAATTGCTttaatctatctctctctctctctctctctctctctctctctctctctctctctctctttctctctatctttctctttcataacAGAGTCTACTGACACACGTATCTCGCGCGACGAAGCAGACGTTGAACAAATTGGGTGTCTTCACCGTGTCGTCCTTCCATGCATTCATTTGCGCACGAAGTCCCTCATTATTGAACAATTTGTTAGCCGGCCGTGGCGCTACCAAGAGAAGACCACCACTTTTATCTAGGTCGAACAGCGGATCTAGCCGAAGGTCACTCCAAATATCCTCtagagacgaagagaagacTGTAAAGGTGTCCGTGCCGGATAATCAGgtaattattcttaattctCGGGCCCGTGGTATGTCAAAATCGTGACTATGTGTCATCCTGACGTTTGCGTCTTCGATTTCTAGCTCGTTTCGGTTTTTCTACGCGATGCTATGACGGTAGAAGAATTTTTAGCGAGCGCTTGTAACAGGAAGAATCTCAATCCGATGGAGCACTTCGTGCGGGTGAAGAAACGACGTGACATGGAGGACCATAATTATTTTGTACCGCATAGAACCGATCTGATCGAAACTTACGTAAGTTGCACGATATGGAGGGAACTTTTTCGAAGGTACGAGAAAATTATCTTGGAAATTAAACGTTTCCCTCGTCGTTGCTTCAGTTGCATACGCACGAGATCGTTGAGGTCTGCGCAAAGATCTTGTATCAGGTGGAATTGCAAAGAAACACTTTGGAACAAATGTGGGGCTTCTCCGTGGAGGCCGAACTCATCGAAAATTCTGATCGACAGGACGAGCTTTGCTGCTACGTTAGCAGAGTCGAAGATAAAAGTGTGGCCATGCAGAACGGTGAGTCTCGATTTACTATCACGACGAACCTAAGTTTTAAAGGTCACGTTCGGGAATGCGGGAGTGTGAGAAACGAccttaacgatattattttaatcgtgCCAAGTGGCAGCGCGTATATCGATGTCATTGAGAAAGACCGATTCGTCACGCTTTACTGCACATTTGAACAAAGTTATCGGAATACGCTTTGACATACAAGCTCTTGTAGTGCTTATTTATTCTTCACGGTCTTCTTTTAACGGCCCATGGTAAAATGGAATGACACATTCCCTAAGTATGTTTCTTCCTGCGTCTATCTTCGTCCTCTCGCTTTATCTTTCGCATCATTCGATAACGTAATACTTTCAGGCATTATTAAGGGCGATGAGATCATGGTGATCAACGGTGCGATAGTAAGTGACTTGGATATGATGTATTTGGAAAGCGTTCTTCAAGAAGAAGTCGGTCTCTGTATGATGATGAGATCCTCGAGAACCGAACCACCGGATCTTACCGGAATCATGAGAGTCACCGATGACATCATCGAAAGTCTGGTTTGTCCTCCTCCACCTTCCGATCCGCCAGTCATAAGCGAGGAAATGATATCCGGCCTGATAGTACCAGCTCCCGGATGGAGTGAGtcttgttaattttatatcgtctCTATTATACCTAGGTGTCCTCATGCATTGCAGGACACTCTTTCCATACTTCTCGAGGCCTTTCGTTCTTCACTCTGTAACGATCTCATTAGTTCAGAGTCTAATGAAGCGACGATAATCCTTTGACCGTcaacagagaaaaaatagaacgcGGGGACGGCTGGGCCTTGATTcgagatcgataaaattatatcttccCTCTCCGGACTTTTTTCGTCGCATTTCCATATTGCGGATGAATCTTTAAAATAGAACTTACGTGCAAAAACATTATAATGCGCAACGGAACATAAGAAATGCGATCTTGACGCACCGGACGTTTCGACTTGATAACATGTTCGATTGATTTACATCGATTATCCAATTTTTTATGAAGCTATtatatcgagaaatattttactttccaTCTTCAAGCTTTTTCGAAGAATCCCCATTCGAGCTATTCCCCAAACGATCCCAGTCCATACAGGTATCCGTATCGATTTTCCAGGCAAAGAAAGTCTCATGCAAGAGTGTACGACGACCTCGCACATAGAAAATGGTAAGCAAACGTCAAGAACGAATTCTTTCgagattgaaaatttattaaaaacggCGGAACAAGTAACGGGTATTTGCCGATCGCCCGGTGAGACCAGGAAGTCGAGTCCCACCGGAAGCGTCGTGAGTTCTCATTCGCAAGCGTTAACACCAAGTAGACAGCTGAGCGACGCTGAAAAACTAAAGAAAGTGATATTAGAACTGATCGAGACTGAACGAACTTATGTAAAGGTACGATTAAAATAGATTGGAAAAACCGAGTCGGAGCGTCGATCTTTAATCTTGCATCTTTAATCGATAACATCTCGTGTTGCagaatttaaacaatttgCTGGAAAACTATTTAGAGCCCCTTAAACGCGAGACCTTCCTATCGAATGCCGAGATAAATGCACTTTTTGGAAATATTCAGGAGATAGTCACGTTTCAACGACAGTTCCTGCAAAATCTTGATCACGCAATTGAGATGGAGGCGGACTTTAACAGCTTTGATCATCCTAGTCAATTTAAGGTAAACGAGAGATCGTATGATCGCTAATCGACTCACCAtgattttcaatcgtttctcTTATTACAGGGTGTTCTGTTTTCCATTGGAAGTGCCTTCTTATATTACGTAAATCACTTCAAGCTGTACAGCTCGTTTTGCGCCAGCCATTCGAAGGCCCAAAAAGTTTTACATCCAAGTGAGTAATCGTAAAATCTATGGAGTAAGATCTATGAGTTTCATGACTATAAACTCACCGAACCGTTCAATGATTTCATATAGACGAAGGAAATCAAGCTTTACAAGAGTTTCTGCAAGCGAGAAATCCGCGTCAGCAGCACTCGTCGACATTGGAATCGTACTTGATAAAACCCATTCAAAGAATACTCAAGTATCCGTTGCTTTTGCAACAACTTAGAAATCTCACAGACGAGCGAAGCGAAGAGCATCAACATTTGATAGGTAATAGACGCGGTCGGGATTCTATATAATTGGATTATGGTACTTACGTCAAGCGATCGATTTCAGAGGCCCTTAAAGGTATGGAGAAAGTCGCGGAACATATTAACGAAATGCAAAGGATTCACGAGGAATACGGAGCTATTTTCGATCATCTCTTCAGGCAACATCAAAAATCCTGCAAACAGGTTAATAAAGCGATTTTACGATTACAATAATACCACCAGGTGGGTCTCTATATGCATCATCTACTTTCTCTAGCCGATCGATTTGAGTCCTGGAGATCTTTTGTATTATGGCGGCGTCGAGTGGCTAAATATTTCGGACTTTCttggaaagataaagaaaggctTGGAATTGCACGCCATGTGTTTCGTTTTCAAATCCGCTGTCGTGTTCCTGTGTAAGGAGAGAttaagacaaaagaaaaagctcatggtaatatatatatttaacgcgcacacacatatatatatacatatgtagacgTTTATGcgaatgatttaataaaaatttaccgAATAATCTCTAGGGAGTTTCCACGAAAGCGAATTCCAGCGAGGTAGAAATAATCCGCTATCAAGTTTTGATTCCTGTCACCGAAGTTCAAGTAAGAGCCAGTTCCGCGAAAGATATGGAATCGCATTTCCTATGGGAATTGATACATCTCAGAAGTCAATTACAGAGAAGATCGGAAAAAGTATATGTACTTTCCAACAGGTACGACTCCGAGTTTAAAATCGCTTTGCGATTTATAACTTATATCCGATATAACGATCTTGTCGGTGTTATTTTTGGAAGTAATATTGTACTCTTTCAGTACGACGGAATTTAGAAACGCGTTCCTAAAAACGATTCGACAAATCATACGAGAATCGGTCCGAAATATGAGCATTCCTTCGACGAAACAAAATCTGAACCAACCACCGATGACGATCGCACCTCGAATGTCGACCGGCCAcgtagaaaaatttgaaaagcaAGCGGTTCAGGTACAAGGTCAAAACGGTAATGGTAACACGATAGTAACTACGGGAACGTTGTCGAAAAAAGCTATAAAACAACAATTGTTAAGCAATTCGCACAATGCCAAGCGAAAGTACAGTCATTCTAAACAATCTGTGGAGCATGAGAGTTCGGAAGACAAGGATATGGAGGAACCAGTTATAAGTCAACAACAGATAATCTTTCGTACGAGAAGCAAGACCATAAGCGATACTTCAGGTAAAGTACGAATTCTTTCAACTGTCTACTTTGAATTGTCGAATGATGTCGTCATACTCGAATTTAGGCGAAGTAAAAGTTGAAATGGACTCGGGGACAAAATCGGAAGGGGAGGAAGACTCTCAAGCTTTTTTAGGCGAGAAGAAGACTAATCTGGGCCGTACACCGAATCATTTAACACTGAGCACTACTTCGACCATTTCCGCAGGAAGTACTGGCAGCCAAGCCAGGCTCATTCAGTCTTCTCACCAGCCAGAGAATTATCAACCCATTACAGTAAAAGAGCTTGGTAAGACACTCGGTAATACATTACCTTCGATATATACAGATGTATGTTAATGACATACCTCGTATAGGTTCGCCAATTTGGAAGCCCCGAGAATTACCGTCGCTCGGCGAGGCGACGACGTTACCAAGAAAGGGTAAGTCGGCCAGCGAGTTCACGGACATGACCTCGAGCCACAGCGCCTCACGGAAATCTCTCATAGAGATCAGCAATTGTGCTCAACaatctaattttaataatcacgTTTAAGTTTCAAACGTCAGGGACTAACTCGTTAAATAAAGTATCCGTTAAGTTCgaattatcgaacgaacgatgacTCTACTAATGCATAAGGCCAGACGACGACAAGTAAAAggggtagaaagaaaaagaaagagaaagagagagagagagaacgagagcgaGGGGCTGATAATAAGAAAGGCTAAGAAACACACGTTATCACCAAGGCTAATTAGCGTGTGATTTAATTTAGAAATCTCGCTCGCCGCCCACGCGGTACgcataaacgaaacgaaacgaaaacgaaatccgctcctcctcctcctcctcctcctcctcctcctcctcctcctcctcctcctacatCGTGGTAcgtattccttctttttctcattttgtcTTCCAAGTAACAACGACGTTGTGTCGTCGGCCATCTCACAATGCGGTACGATCTTCGCTATTCCCCAAAATACGTATCACATTTGCGCGACATAAAATGTCCGACATTGTGTCGCGTACACGTACGTATTGAAATA
The window above is part of the Vespula pensylvanica isolate Volc-1 chromosome 16, ASM1446617v1, whole genome shotgun sequence genome. Proteins encoded here:
- the LOC122634797 gene encoding protein still life, isoforms C/SIF type 2 isoform X7; its protein translation is MVEPRWAIKCMNSTLDLLSLSSSYTDLKTLYKQQSKKYYCLCRRHTISVISINEWKKLYWFNCKNVREKVNYGLGEGYYHKLLRIINGALNTWAQYYIDGLSVARRDIMFKINGTAKKNMKLLKEGCYCHYHPHITADACNADFLKKVVSFWATVSPGRIRDKLRERLTTTYTIKKMSDDDRMSLTTAVSDDDDGESVINSPYRGKQTGTAAASFNCTGAVRKAGFLSVKKWLLRKKHQIELARKRGWKGYWVCLKGTTLLFYPCDSQESRAMEAAPKHLIIVDGAIMQPIPEHPKRDYIFCLSTAFGDAYLFQAPCQVELENWVNSIHSACAAAFARHRGKTGTLHLLQEEIFRLEKAIESDHKMKHMADLQQSVVSDVETKQQINNQIVQWEENLERLHCEQFRLRCYMASLQSGELPNPKSLLTHVSRATKQTLNKLGVFTVSSFHAFICARSPSLLNNLLAGRGATKRRPPLLSRSNSGSSRRSLQISSRDEEKTVKVSVPDNQLVSVFLRDAMTVEEFLASACNRKNLNPMEHFVRVKKRRDMEDHNYFVPHRTDLIETYLHTHEIVEVCAKILYQVELQRNTLEQMWGFSVEAELIENSDRQDELCCYVSRVEDKSVAMQNGIIKGDEIMVINGAIVSDLDMMYLESVLQEEVGLCMMMRSSRTEPPDLTGIMRVTDDIIESLVCPPPPSDPPVISEEMISGLIVPAPGWSKESLMQECTTTSHIENGKQTSRTNSFEIENLLKTAEQVTGICRSPGETRKSSPTGSVVSSHSQALTPSRQLSDAEKLKKVILELIETERTYVKNLNNLLENYLEPLKRETFLSNAEINALFGNIQEIVTFQRQFLQNLDHAIEMEADFNSFDHPSQFKGVLFSIGSAFLYYVNHFKLYSSFCASHSKAQKVLHPNEGNQALQEFLQARNPRQQHSSTLESYLIKPIQRILKYPLLLQQLRNLTDERSEEHQHLIEALKGMEKVAEHINEMQRIHEEYGAIFDHLFRQHQKSCKQPIDLSPGDLLYYGGVEWLNISDFLGKIKKGLELHAMCFVFKSAVVFLCKERLRQKKKLMGVSTKANSSEVEIIRYQVLIPVTEVQVRASSAKDMESHFLWELIHLRSQLQRRSEKVYVLSNSTTEFRNAFLKTIRQIIRESVRNMSIPSTKQNLNQPPMTIAPRMSTGHVEKFEKQAVQVQGQNGNGNTIVTTGTLSKKAIKQQLLSNSHNAKRKYSHSKQSVEHESSEDKDMEEPVISQQQIIFRTRSKTISDTSGEVKVEMDSGTKSEGEEDSQAFLGEKKTNLGRTPNHLTLSTTSTISAGSTGSQARLIQSSHQPENYQPITVKELGSPIWKPRELPSLGEATTLPRKGKSASEFTDMTSSHSASRKSLIEISNCAQQSNFNNHV